In Mucilaginibacter boryungensis, a single window of DNA contains:
- the folE gene encoding GTP cyclohydrolase I FolE: protein MNGQYIDDEDEISGYQKIDRYNPELITSLSEHYKEILKQIGENPEREGLLKTPERVAKAMLYLTHGYELDAKKILSSALFKEEYSQMVVVKDIEVYSMCEHHMLPFFGKAHIAYIPNGHVVGLSKIPRVVDIYARRLQVQERLTNEIRDCIQETLQPIGVGVVIECRHLCMCMRGVQKQNSVTTTSAFTGGFLQEKTRAEFLNLISNKLS from the coding sequence AAAATAGACCGTTACAATCCCGAACTGATTACCAGCTTATCAGAACATTATAAAGAGATCTTAAAACAAATAGGCGAGAACCCTGAACGTGAAGGTTTGCTTAAAACACCCGAGCGTGTTGCCAAAGCTATGCTTTATTTAACTCATGGTTACGAACTGGATGCCAAAAAAATACTTAGTTCGGCTTTGTTTAAGGAAGAGTATAGCCAAATGGTAGTGGTAAAGGATATAGAAGTATATTCGATGTGTGAACATCATATGCTGCCATTTTTTGGCAAGGCGCATATTGCCTATATCCCCAACGGCCATGTAGTGGGCTTAAGCAAAATACCGCGTGTAGTTGATATTTATGCCCGCAGGTTACAGGTGCAGGAACGTTTAACCAACGAGATACGCGATTGTATACAGGAAACCCTGCAGCCAATTGGCGTAGGTGTGGTAATAGAATGCCGCCACCTTTGCATGTGTATGCGCGGTGTACAAAAACAAAACTCGGTAACTACCACATCGGCATTTACGGGCGGATTTTTACAGGAAAAAACAAGGGCGGAGTTTCTCAATCTAATTTCAAACAAACTGAGTTGA
- the fabD gene encoding ACP S-malonyltransferase has translation MKAYIFPGQGAQFVGMGKDIYEQNAEAKALFEQANEILGFRITDIMFEGTVEELKETKVTQPAIFLHSVILAKALDSDFQPEMVAGHSLGEFSALVAAGALNFEDGLRLVAARANAMQKACELQPSTMAAVLGLDDFTVEDICHRVSDVVVPANYNCPGQLVISGSMAGIDKACELLLAAGAKRALKLQVGGAFHSPLMESARVELAAAIEATEINAPACPIYQNIDAKPQTDPQQIKHNLIAQLTGPVRWTQTILHMLEDGATSFTEVGPGNVLQGLVKKADRNAVTASAMLPQ, from the coding sequence ATGAAAGCATACATTTTTCCGGGCCAGGGTGCACAGTTTGTAGGCATGGGTAAGGATATATACGAACAGAACGCGGAAGCTAAAGCTTTATTTGAGCAGGCTAACGAAATTTTAGGGTTCCGCATTACCGATATTATGTTTGAAGGTACTGTAGAAGAACTGAAAGAAACCAAGGTTACCCAACCGGCTATATTTTTACATTCGGTAATATTAGCTAAAGCTTTGGATAGCGATTTTCAGCCCGAAATGGTTGCTGGTCACTCATTGGGAGAATTCTCGGCTTTGGTGGCAGCCGGTGCTTTGAATTTTGAAGATGGGCTGCGCCTTGTTGCCGCCCGTGCCAATGCCATGCAAAAAGCCTGCGAGTTACAGCCATCAACCATGGCGGCTGTTTTAGGCCTGGATGATTTTACTGTAGAAGATATTTGCCACCGCGTAAGTGATGTTGTTGTACCGGCTAATTATAACTGCCCTGGCCAGTTGGTCATATCGGGCAGCATGGCGGGTATAGATAAGGCTTGTGAGTTGCTTTTAGCCGCTGGCGCTAAACGCGCCCTGAAACTACAGGTAGGCGGGGCGTTCCATTCACCATTGATGGAATCAGCAAGGGTGGAATTGGCGGCAGCTATTGAGGCTACCGAAATTAACGCCCCGGCTTGTCCTATCTATCAAAACATTGATGCCAAGCCGCAAACCGATCCGCAACAGATAAAACACAATTTGATAGCCCAGTTAACCGGGCCAGTGCGCTGGACACAAACCATACTACATATGCTGGAAGACGGCGCCACTTCCTTTACCGAGGTGGGCCCAGGTAATGTCTTGCAGGGCCTGGTTAAAAAAGCCGACCGCAATGCAGTTACAGCCAGCGCCATGTTACCCCAATAA
- a CDS encoding ATP-binding protein, whose translation MSTSAKIRLLLAIVCATFLLTAIIVKETFTPKVNLAQTGAILQKNINAKEAYINEIISSKGIARLKQLPDNTTDAINFIQNYTTKKHILVYTYRNNHIKFWTGGSIVPESPAPYKEGSQFVKLANGYYEIVKKTDVDFTVLAFILVKPIYRFENQYLHNRFDKDMLQDNNIDIADIFDKVIYDIHATDNSYLFSVKLKPGNVNHRFYYFEIVLWLLGFITLCTLIHNICNYIAGKGFILLSFAILTAFICITRFINLNNGWPELGEFELFNSRLYGSNALFPTLGDFCLNVLGACWLASFVFHHRHKIIRRAVSKTAAYCIIIVCCAGLIGLSTILLNLYYGLVINSNISFDVTNVFNLSGFSFLGVLMLCFSFLLFYLLNDTLLVITRRLTIPDKHKVYIFSFFIIAATAVTFLQHGGSVFYILVGLFTAIRAYDIWYGNGKLNATSFLSLIAICSLISAIKLNHFQKVKDTEMRKVLIQKLEAADDDTADSAFHKIEKQIITDPILLQYFGENDRNDEFLRNRLQKSYFDGYLSKYDIKVYAFNSAGEPITSDKSYLLNDFKDMVAYSSIKKVSDYFYHETDFGFQSYFAILPVKDNDTSLGTLVINLKSKPFVAESTFPLLLVKGEVRSNQAFKDYSYAFYSDKHLLNQSGKYTYTLYNNIFKGQPRQYVIQKTKMADISWYKPLAHFNHLIYVQPNKRNMIVVSRQEDPIADSVTSLTFFFVTLLGFSGVVILISWLWARIRIFNIKNQQIKWGFRINVDKILYRSRIQFSVIFTVVFTLLIIGIITFQSISNQYRDQQQEMIRDKISRIGLVFEQGLRKDYYSTQQAGQVKFNEFANTYLVDLTLYNKNGVALITTQPKIYDYNLLARRMDGRAFIGMNKQQQSVLLNDERIGDLNYKAAYVPIRNAKEQTVAYLQLPYFADEVEYNNRIGALLNAMINIYALVFIAIGLFAIVIARQITSPLAFIQYNLSKTIYGQKNEPIVWDRDDEIGALVKEYNKMIGELEASAQRLAQSERETAWREMAKQVAHEIKNPLTPLKLGLQLLDKAWKDKDPKFDQKFERFSKSFVEQIESLSSIASEFSAFAKMPDTKLEKVNLFEIITQAVIIFKQMDNVTIDYQAGDAFFIRADRDQLLRCFNNLLKNAIEAIPDNRPGVISIAHKVNPGHVLVIVTDNGNGIPEGMREKIFAPNFTTKSSGTGLGLAFVKNSIENAGGKVWFETELGKGTTFFLSLPAAV comes from the coding sequence TTGAGTACATCTGCAAAAATACGGTTACTGCTGGCTATTGTTTGTGCCACATTTTTATTAACGGCTATTATCGTTAAAGAAACGTTTACGCCTAAGGTAAACCTGGCGCAAACCGGCGCTATACTGCAAAAAAACATTAATGCTAAGGAAGCTTACATTAATGAAATTATCAGCAGCAAAGGTATAGCACGTTTAAAACAGCTACCCGATAACACAACCGATGCTATAAATTTCATTCAGAACTACACTACCAAAAAACACATTTTAGTATACACTTACAGAAATAACCACATCAAATTCTGGACCGGGGGAAGTATAGTGCCAGAAAGCCCGGCACCTTATAAAGAAGGGTCGCAATTTGTAAAATTGGCTAATGGTTATTACGAGATCGTTAAAAAAACTGATGTCGATTTTACCGTATTAGCCTTTATACTGGTAAAGCCAATTTATCGGTTCGAGAATCAATACCTGCATAACCGGTTTGATAAAGATATGCTGCAGGATAATAATATTGATATTGCCGATATTTTTGACAAAGTTATATATGATATACACGCCACCGATAATTCGTACCTGTTTTCGGTAAAGCTTAAGCCGGGCAATGTTAACCACCGGTTTTATTATTTCGAAATAGTATTATGGCTGCTGGGTTTTATAACCCTATGCACGCTGATACATAATATATGTAATTACATTGCAGGTAAAGGGTTTATACTCTTATCGTTTGCCATACTAACAGCCTTTATTTGTATCACCCGGTTTATAAACCTCAACAATGGCTGGCCCGAACTGGGCGAATTTGAATTGTTTAATTCCCGGTTATATGGCTCAAATGCGCTATTTCCCACCCTTGGCGATTTTTGCCTTAATGTATTGGGCGCCTGCTGGCTGGCATCGTTTGTATTTCATCACCGGCATAAAATAATACGCCGAGCGGTAAGTAAAACGGCGGCATATTGTATTATAATCGTATGCTGCGCCGGTCTTATTGGCTTATCTACTATTTTGTTAAACCTGTATTATGGCCTGGTTATTAATTCAAATATCAGTTTTGATGTTACCAACGTATTTAACCTGTCGGGATTCAGTTTTTTAGGGGTATTAATGCTATGCTTTAGCTTTTTATTGTTTTACCTGCTAAATGATACGTTACTGGTTATAACCCGCCGGTTAACCATCCCCGATAAACATAAGGTATATATTTTTAGCTTTTTTATTATAGCGGCTACTGCAGTAACTTTCCTTCAGCACGGCGGTAGTGTCTTTTACATCTTAGTTGGTTTGTTTACCGCTATAAGGGCTTATGATATTTGGTATGGCAATGGCAAGCTTAACGCCACTTCTTTTTTAAGTTTAATCGCCATATGCTCTTTAATTTCAGCTATAAAGCTCAACCATTTCCAAAAGGTAAAGGATACAGAAATGCGCAAGGTGCTGATACAGAAACTGGAGGCTGCCGATGATGACACTGCCGACTCGGCCTTTCATAAAATTGAAAAACAAATTATTACAGACCCTATCCTGCTACAATATTTTGGCGAAAATGACAGGAACGATGAATTTTTAAGAAACCGCCTGCAAAAAAGTTATTTTGATGGTTATTTAAGTAAATACGATATTAAGGTATATGCGTTTAATAGCGCCGGCGAACCAATTACCAGCGATAAAAGTTACCTGCTTAATGATTTTAAGGACATGGTGGCTTATAGCTCCATTAAAAAGGTATCAGACTATTTTTACCATGAAACGGATTTTGGTTTTCAAAGCTACTTTGCCATCCTGCCGGTTAAAGATAACGATACAAGCTTAGGCACATTAGTAATTAACCTGAAATCGAAGCCGTTTGTAGCCGAAAGCACCTTCCCATTGCTGTTGGTAAAGGGCGAGGTACGATCGAACCAGGCTTTTAAAGATTATTCTTACGCTTTTTATAGTGATAAGCATTTATTAAACCAAAGCGGCAAGTACACTTATACACTGTATAATAATATTTTTAAAGGACAGCCAAGGCAATATGTAATTCAAAAAACCAAAATGGCCGACATCAGCTGGTATAAACCGCTGGCCCATTTTAACCACCTGATATATGTACAGCCCAATAAACGCAACATGATTGTGGTAAGCAGGCAGGAAGATCCCATAGCTGATAGTGTCACTTCACTCACTTTCTTTTTTGTAACACTATTAGGTTTTAGCGGCGTAGTAATTTTAATATCGTGGCTGTGGGCGCGCATTCGTATATTCAATATCAAAAATCAGCAAATAAAATGGGGATTTAGGATTAATGTTGATAAGATACTTTATCGCAGTCGTATCCAGTTCTCGGTAATATTTACTGTAGTATTCACGCTATTAATTATTGGCATTATTACATTTCAATCTATCAGCAACCAATACCGCGACCAGCAGCAGGAGATGATAAGGGACAAGATCAGCCGCATAGGACTGGTGTTTGAGCAGGGGTTAAGGAAAGATTACTATAGTACCCAACAGGCAGGGCAGGTAAAATTTAATGAGTTTGCTAATACCTACCTGGTAGATTTAACCTTGTATAATAAAAATGGTGTAGCGCTTATTACAACCCAACCCAAAATATACGATTATAACTTATTGGCCCGCCGCATGGATGGCCGGGCGTTTATTGGAATGAATAAACAACAACAATCGGTATTGTTGAATGATGAAAGAATTGGCGACTTAAATTATAAGGCCGCTTATGTACCTATAAGAAATGCTAAAGAACAAACAGTGGCCTACCTGCAGTTGCCTTATTTTGCGGATGAGGTGGAATATAATAACCGCATTGGCGCTTTGCTTAACGCCATGATAAACATATATGCACTGGTATTTATAGCGATTGGCTTATTTGCTATTGTAATAGCCCGTCAAATTACCTCGCCCCTTGCGTTTATTCAATACAATCTTAGTAAAACCATTTACGGCCAAAAAAATGAGCCTATTGTTTGGGACCGCGATGATGAAATAGGCGCGTTGGTGAAGGAATATAATAAAATGATAGGCGAACTGGAAGCAAGCGCGCAACGCCTGGCTCAGTCTGAACGTGAGACCGCCTGGCGCGAAATGGCAAAGCAGGTAGCCCATGAAATAAAAAACCCGCTGACGCCTTTAAAACTGGGCCTGCAGCTGCTTGATAAGGCATGGAAGGATAAAGACCCTAAGTTCGATCAGAAGTTTGAACGTTTCAGCAAATCGTTTGTAGAACAGATAGAAAGCCTGTCATCTATAGCCTCAGAATTTTCGGCCTTCGCTAAAATGCCTGATACCAAGCTTGAAAAGGTAAACTTGTTTGAAATTATTACGCAGGCGGTTATTATATTTAAACAGATGGATAATGTAACTATCGATTATCAGGCAGGCGATGCTTTCTTTATCCGTGCCGATCGCGATCAGTTACTGCGTTGCTTCAATAATTTGCTTAAAAATGCTATCGAAGCAATTCCTGATAACAGACCGGGGGTTATCAGCATTGCCCATAAAGTGAACCCGGGCCATGTATTGGTAATAGTTACCGATAATGGCAACGGTATACCCGAAGGTATGCGCGAAAAGATATTTGCGCCAAACTTTACTACCAAAAGCTCGGGGACGGGCCTTGGGCTGGCTTTTGTAAAAAACTCTATAGAAAATGCCGGGGGCAAAGTTTGGTTTGAAACTGAACTGGGCAAAGGCACCACATTCTTTTTAAGCCTGCCCGCTGCGGTATAG